One window of the bacterium genome contains the following:
- a CDS encoding Gfo/Idh/MocA family oxidoreductase, whose translation MEFEMPENTVPLVKREIIRIAMLGMVDGNGHPYSWSAIFNGYNPVEMAKCPFAAIPAYLDKEPKEILRIPGVQVTHIWTDDPADALRVSKASLIPHVVCAPEEVIGEVDAVIVATDKGHEHVDRCRPFIEAGLPVFVDKPLVDNEHDLGVFTAWEREGKPVMSSSCMRYCKEFMPFRLSTHDIGEVRFASITTPKSWERYGIHALEGIYPVLGPGFVSARNTGTADRNIVHLRHDSGADVIAAAINDMYGSFGVLELCGTKGHVCVAFSDTFYAFKAQLNAFIGFLRTGIRPFSFEETVELMKMLIAGIRSRDEGGREVLLTEIGP comes from the coding sequence ATGGAGTTTGAAATGCCGGAAAATACCGTGCCTCTTGTAAAAAGGGAAATTATCAGGATTGCGATGCTCGGGATGGTGGACGGCAACGGTCACCCGTATTCCTGGAGCGCTATATTCAACGGTTACAATCCCGTGGAAATGGCGAAATGCCCCTTCGCCGCCATTCCGGCATACCTCGACAAAGAACCGAAGGAAATCCTCCGCATTCCCGGCGTTCAGGTAACGCACATCTGGACCGACGATCCCGCAGATGCGCTCAGGGTCTCGAAAGCATCGCTCATACCCCATGTCGTGTGTGCTCCCGAAGAGGTTATCGGCGAGGTCGATGCTGTGATTGTCGCCACCGACAAGGGTCATGAGCATGTCGACCGGTGCAGGCCGTTCATCGAGGCAGGACTGCCGGTTTTTGTGGATAAACCGCTTGTGGACAACGAACATGATTTGGGCGTTTTCACCGCATGGGAACGGGAAGGAAAGCCTGTTATGTCATCGAGCTGCATGCGGTACTGCAAGGAATTCATGCCTTTCCGGCTCTCGACGCATGACATCGGCGAAGTACGGTTTGCGAGCATTACGACTCCGAAATCGTGGGAACGGTACGGTATCCATGCGCTCGAGGGAATATATCCGGTGCTCGGTCCCGGATTCGTATCGGCCCGGAATACCGGAACAGCCGACCGCAACATCGTTCACCTCAGGCACGATTCGGGCGCCGATGTCATTGCCGCGGCAATAAACGATATGTACGGCTCGTTCGGTGTTCTTGAACTGTGCGGGACGAAAGGCCATGTCTGCGTCGCTTTCAGCGATACGTTTTATGCGTTCAAAGCCCAGCTCAATGCGTTTATCGGATTTTTGAGAACGGGTATCCGGCCGTTTTCCTTTGAGGAGACTGTGGAGTTGATGAAAATGCTCATCGCCGGAATCCGGAGCAGGGATGAAGGCGGACGAGAGGTGCTTCTGACTGAAATTGGACCGTGA
- a CDS encoding aldo/keto reductase, with the protein MELGLGTVQFGLDYGVSNPTGKVPEDAIRVILAIARENGIRVLDTAVAYGNSERVLGSVLDGDHHFRIVSKLPSCKKDAITRKDCESLKVTFFESLERLRLQRAAGLLLHAPGDLFLPGGEEIYTVLASLKAEGLVEKIGISVYSGDEIDRVFCNYDFDLVQLPLNVLDQRLAVSGHLARLRARKVEIHVRSAFLQGLLLMPTDSINPFFSPVLPVLRRYRTVLDEHGLSPVDGALGYLRTRKEIDVILIGVTSEQELRINCKTFGTELSPDIDFSEFAVRQEAMIDPRKWKLT; encoded by the coding sequence ATGGAACTCGGTCTCGGTACTGTCCAGTTCGGGCTCGATTATGGGGTATCAAACCCGACAGGGAAAGTGCCCGAAGATGCCATCCGGGTAATACTTGCCATTGCCCGTGAAAACGGTATCCGCGTGCTTGATACCGCCGTCGCGTATGGGAACAGCGAACGGGTTTTGGGCAGCGTTCTTGACGGAGATCATCATTTCAGGATTGTCTCGAAACTACCTTCATGCAAAAAGGACGCAATCACACGCAAGGACTGCGAATCCCTCAAAGTTACCTTTTTCGAATCCCTGGAGAGACTCAGACTTCAGCGTGCAGCCGGATTGCTTCTGCATGCTCCCGGCGACCTGTTCCTTCCGGGGGGTGAGGAGATATATACCGTCCTTGCATCGTTGAAAGCCGAGGGGCTTGTTGAAAAAATCGGAATCTCGGTCTATTCGGGGGACGAGATCGACCGTGTTTTCTGTAATTATGATTTCGACCTTGTGCAGCTTCCGCTGAATGTGCTCGATCAGCGGCTTGCCGTGTCCGGACATCTTGCACGGCTCAGGGCAAGGAAGGTCGAGATTCATGTTCGTTCGGCCTTTCTTCAGGGGCTGCTCCTCATGCCCACCGACAGTATCAATCCGTTTTTCTCCCCCGTTCTGCCGGTACTGAGACGGTACCGTACAGTACTCGATGAACACGGACTCTCGCCGGTCGATGGCGCGCTCGGCTATCTGAGGACACGGAAGGAAATAGATGTCATACTCATCGGGGTCACCAGCGAGCAGGAGCTCAGGATCAATTGTAAAACGTTCGGGACTGAACTCAGCCCGGACATTGATTTTTCGGAATTTGCCGTACGACAGGAAGCAATGATCGATCCCCGTAAATGGAAACTCACCTGA
- a CDS encoding PQQ-binding-like beta-propeller repeat protein: MHITALLTAFCIGIGSFTTVQAADYTLKPAAETISGSNPGEIAVIAFHNVLPSKLDTSQYSLPPLLFEKMIDELIMAGYHFLSTREYIDYIVKGAEIPAKSVLLTFDDGMVYLYDYVYPILQKKSIHATIFLIASRYVISRYLDATQIREMHDSGLVDFQSHTFDLHDFSDGEAAILKRGNETDYQYKQRIINDFRTSIVFIEDLTGEPVTALALPYGIGNETIEAYAKEAGFEAVFYIGEDTTQTFGDNPFHLNRVIVYRFNAKVLIKLHISNHYGSNRENSEAKPALTAGNPATDSRIRTSGSVHDAIIYSSPAIGPDGTVYIGSWDNCLYAVNPDGTTGWTYKTTAGISSSPVIGPDGAIYACSFNSYVYAINREGSLRWKYVSRAPIFSSPAVGEDGSVYFATTDRDLIALNSDGSFKWQFWVGDLIHSSPSTGKDGTIYFGAWNSILYAVTPEGKSRWSFQADAPIDSSPAIGEDGTIYFGCMDNRVYAIHPDGSLLWTYGTEGYVDSSPSLGADGTIYVGSWDTCLYAINHNGTLLWKFKTGGKIESSPAVGADGIVYIGSDDGCLYAVDPHGGEKWHVLTGGAISSSPALTHDGTLYVGSMDSYLYGIDTGTETGLAVSPWPKFGANSRNTSRIWDMSAASTNSSESPIGFSIIPPCPNPFNASVAFRYTVPSPCHVDILIYDILGRKVMTLAQDAYYPGYHEMFWRGCDDHGATAGTGVYIYRFNAGNYTAQGKIMLLR; encoded by the coding sequence ATGCATATCACGGCATTACTGACGGCTTTCTGTATCGGTATCGGCTCATTCACGACCGTACAGGCTGCTGATTATACTCTAAAACCTGCGGCAGAAACAATCAGCGGCAGCAACCCCGGCGAAATCGCGGTTATCGCTTTCCATAATGTCCTTCCGAGCAAGCTCGATACCTCCCAGTATTCCCTGCCTCCGCTGCTGTTTGAGAAAATGATCGACGAGCTCATCATGGCCGGTTACCATTTTCTGTCCACACGCGAATACATCGACTACATTGTCAAAGGAGCGGAGATTCCCGCAAAATCGGTTCTTCTTACCTTCGATGACGGAATGGTATACCTGTACGATTACGTATATCCCATTCTCCAGAAAAAATCGATCCATGCGACCATATTTCTCATCGCGTCACGGTACGTAATATCGAGGTACCTCGACGCTACACAAATACGGGAAATGCACGATTCCGGTCTCGTGGATTTTCAAAGTCATACGTTTGATCTTCATGATTTTTCGGATGGAGAGGCGGCCATCCTGAAACGCGGGAATGAAACCGATTATCAATATAAACAGCGTATTATCAATGATTTCCGGACATCAATAGTATTCATCGAGGATTTGACCGGCGAACCAGTCACCGCTCTTGCTCTCCCCTATGGTATCGGGAACGAAACGATCGAGGCATATGCTAAAGAAGCCGGATTCGAGGCGGTTTTCTACATCGGCGAAGATACGACCCAGACGTTCGGCGACAATCCATTCCATCTCAACCGGGTCATCGTGTACCGTTTCAATGCAAAAGTGCTGATAAAACTGCATATAAGCAACCATTACGGAAGTAACCGGGAAAACAGTGAAGCAAAACCCGCCTTGACAGCCGGCAATCCTGCAACCGATTCGAGGATACGAACCTCGGGAAGCGTACACGATGCCATAATATATTCCTCTCCGGCTATCGGTCCCGACGGCACCGTTTATATCGGATCGTGGGATAATTGCCTGTATGCGGTCAATCCCGACGGAACAACCGGGTGGACTTATAAAACGACAGCCGGAATATCATCCTCTCCGGTTATCGGTCCCGATGGCGCCATATATGCGTGCTCCTTTAACAGTTATGTCTATGCAATCAATCGTGAGGGCTCCCTCAGGTGGAAGTATGTATCGAGAGCGCCCATTTTTTCATCACCCGCTGTCGGCGAAGACGGGTCTGTTTATTTTGCCACCACCGACCGAGATCTCATCGCTCTCAATTCAGACGGGTCATTCAAATGGCAATTCTGGGTCGGCGATCTTATCCATTCCTCCCCTTCGACAGGGAAAGACGGAACGATTTATTTCGGCGCATGGAACTCCATTCTCTATGCGGTCACGCCCGAGGGAAAAAGCCGGTGGAGCTTTCAGGCAGATGCCCCCATCGATTCATCTCCAGCCATAGGCGAGGACGGCACGATTTATTTCGGATGCATGGACAACCGCGTATATGCGATTCATCCCGACGGCTCATTACTGTGGACTTATGGAACGGAAGGCTATGTGGATTCGTCGCCGTCTCTGGGCGCCGACGGCACTATCTATGTCGGATCATGGGATACCTGCCTCTATGCCATCAACCATAATGGAACACTTTTATGGAAATTCAAAACCGGCGGTAAAATCGAATCCTCTCCCGCTGTAGGAGCGGACGGCATCGTTTATATCGGATCTGATGACGGCTGTCTGTATGCCGTTGATCCCCACGGCGGAGAAAAATGGCATGTCCTGACAGGGGGAGCCATCAGCTCGTCACCAGCCCTCACCCATGACGGCACTCTTTATGTCGGTTCGATGGATTCCTATCTGTATGGCATCGATACCGGAACTGAAACCGGGCTTGCAGTAAGCCCCTGGCCGAAATTCGGAGCAAATTCACGGAATACTTCCCGTATATGGGATATGTCCGCTGCATCCACAAACAGTTCGGAGAGCCCCATCGGATTTTCGATCATTCCCCCCTGTCCCAACCCTTTCAACGCCTCGGTCGCGTTCCGATACACCGTTCCGTCACCATGCCACGTCGATATTCTGATTTATGATATTCTCGGCAGAAAAGTCATGACACTGGCCCAGGATGCATATTATCCCGGTTACCATGAGATGTTCTGGCGCGGCTGTGACGACCATGGAGCAACTGCGGGAACAGGAGTGTATATCTACCGTTTCAACGCTGGAAATTATACTGCGCAGGGGAAAATCATGCTCTTAAGATAG
- a CDS encoding UTP--glucose-1-phosphate uridylyltransferase, producing the protein MANRSIRKAVIPAAGFGTRLFPATKAVKKELFPIIDREGRAKPAILVIIEEALSAGIEEIGIIVQSSDLDMFESFLHTPTSIENFNKLSNSDKKYCEYLLDIGHHVSFIIQDIQDGFGHAVFSAREWVNNEPFLLLLGDHLYSTESTISCARQLIDVYEAENYRSVVGLKVSAAQEIRNFGCVTGSWRLENSILAISEIFEKPDLDYAREHLHVDGMESDTFLTLFGQYILTPHIFDYLEENIAHNIRERGEFQLTSCLERLRREEGITGYLVHGSCYDIGTPVAYLNTLKSMVNDR; encoded by the coding sequence ATGGCAAATCGGAGTATCCGCAAAGCTGTCATTCCTGCGGCAGGTTTCGGAACGAGGCTATTCCCGGCGACAAAGGCTGTAAAAAAAGAGCTGTTTCCCATTATCGACCGAGAGGGACGGGCCAAGCCGGCCATCCTGGTCATCATCGAAGAGGCTTTAAGCGCGGGTATCGAAGAAATCGGTATCATTGTCCAGAGCAGCGATCTCGATATGTTCGAAAGTTTTCTTCATACCCCTACTTCCATAGAAAATTTTAACAAGCTCTCCAATTCCGATAAGAAATACTGCGAATATCTGCTTGATATCGGGCATCATGTGAGTTTCATCATCCAGGATATTCAGGATGGTTTCGGTCATGCGGTTTTCAGCGCCCGGGAATGGGTCAACAATGAGCCGTTTCTGCTTCTGCTCGGGGATCACCTCTATTCTACTGAGAGCACGATATCATGCGCCCGGCAGCTTATAGATGTTTATGAGGCTGAGAATTATCGGAGCGTTGTGGGACTCAAGGTTTCTGCCGCTCAGGAAATCCGTAATTTCGGCTGTGTAACCGGTTCATGGCGTCTGGAGAACTCGATTCTCGCGATCAGCGAAATTTTCGAGAAACCCGATCTCGATTATGCCCGCGAACACCTCCATGTCGATGGTATGGAGAGTGATACGTTTCTGACACTTTTCGGTCAGTACATCCTCACACCCCATATTTTCGATTATCTCGAAGAAAACATCGCCCATAACATCAGGGAACGGGGAGAATTTCAGCTTACTTCGTGTCTCGAACGTTTACGGCGCGAAGAGGGGATTACAGGTTATCTCGTTCATGGCAGCTGCTATGATATCGGCACACCGGTAGCCTATCTCAATACACTTAAAAGTATGGTAAATGACCGGTAA